The region GCGCCGCAATGCCCTCGCCGCGCCCCGTAAAACCTAACTTCTCCGTTGTCGTCGCCTTGATATTGATGCGCTCCGGCTCACTGCTTAAGAGCTCCGTGATCCGCTTGCGCATCTGCGGGATATACGGCGCCATCTTAGGCGCCTGGGCGATGATCGTCCCATCCAGATTGCCCAGCGTGTAACCGCGCTCCTCCGCCATCTCCCACACCCGCTTCAGAAGCACAGCGCTGTCGGCGTCCTTGTAAGCCGTATCCGTATCGGGAAAATGCGTGCCGATATCCCCGAGCCCAAGCGCCCCGAGGATCGCATCCGTGATCGCATGCAGCAGCACATCTGCATCCGAATGCCCGGCAAGTCCCCGTTCATAGGGTATGGTGACGCCGCCGATGATGCAGGGACGTCCTTCCGCAAAGGCGTGAACATCGAAGCCGTGACCGATTCGCAGCATATTCATCCTCCTCTCCCTTCTCTGGATTCCATCATTCATAGATGCCACACTATCACTTTCAACTAGCGCTTACTGACGCTCAAGATAATGCTCCGCCCACTCCAGATCCTCCGGTGTCGTGATCTTGATGTTGTTATAATCCCCCATGATGATCTTCACCGGATGACCCAAACGCTCCACCAAGGATGCATCGTCCGTGCCGATGAAGCCGTCCCGGCCGGCTTGCTTATAAGCCTTTAGCAGCAGAGAAATGCGAAAAGCTTGCGGCGTCTGAACAGCCCACAAGCTTTGCCGGTCGGGGGTCGTCTGTACGACCCCGTCCGCACCGACGATCTTAATCGTATCTTTAACTGGAACTGCCGGCACAGCAGCGCCGCAGCGCGCTGCTTCTTCCCCCGCAGCCGAGATCATCCCATGGGTGACGAAAGGCCTCACTGCATCGTGGACGAAGACGAGATCCACTTCATCCCGCAGCGTCTCCAGCCCTCGCAGCACCGAATGCTGCCGCTCCGCTCCCCCGGAGACGATGTGTCGGATCTTGCCAAGTCCATGCTGCTCTGCCATCTCCCGGACCATGGGCTCGTCCCCGCTGGGAACGACCACTGTGATCGCGGCGATCTCGGGATGCGAAGCAAAGACGGACAGGGTATGGATCAATATCGGTTTGCCGGCCAGCGGCAAATACTGTTTGCTAATTGACGAACGCATGCGGGAACCTTGTCCCGCAGCGACGATCACCGCTCCCATCTTCATCTTGATAAGTCCCCTCTTACTGGCCATAACGATTCTGTCGCCCTAAACTGCGACTTTTTTTATCATACCTGTTTTACAGGGCTTTTTCCAATAATTTCGGTTTAGCGAAGATCATCCTGCCCGCTGAGGTCTGCAGTACGCTCGTCACAAGCACTTCGATATTCATGCCGATATAGTCGCGGCCGCCTTCGACGACGATCATCGTGCCGTCATCGAGATAGGCGACGCCTTGTCCGTGCTCCTTCCCATCCTTGATCACCTGCACCAGGATCTCTTCTCCCGGCAGGACGACCGGTTTCACCGCGTTGGCCAGATCATTGATATTCAAGACGGATACGCCTTGCAATTCGCAGACTTTGTTAAGGTTATAATCGTTGGTTACCACTTTCCCCTGCAGCACCTTAGCCAGCCGCACCAGCTTGCTGTCCACCTCGGAGATCTCTTCAAAATCCCCCTCATAGATCAGAACTTTTACGTCCAGCTCCTTCTGAATCTTGTTGAGGATGTCCAGCCCCCTGCGGCCGCGGTTGCGCTTGAGCAAATCGGAAGAATCCGCGATATGCTGCAGCTCTTCCAATACAAACTCCGGAATCACCATCGTTCCGTCAAGGAATCCGGTCTTGCAGATATCGGCGATCCTGCCGTCGATGATGACGCTCGTATCGAGAATCTTATGCTCATTCATCACCTTCTCAGGCGGCGCGCTATCTGCATCACGTTTCCCTGCAAACAACTCCTGGATCTGTTTCATCTTGATGAGCCCGATGCGGTAGCCGATGGTCGCCAATCCTGCAGCGCCGGCTAGCCAGATGATGCCCTGCGGTCCGCCGCCCAGCACGACCGAAGCCATCACCGCGATCAACAAGCCGACGAAGAGCCCCGCAAGTCCGATGAACAGACCCGTCACGGGAAGCTCAGAGATGCGCTGCTCCCACTGCTTCCACCGCTTTATTACGGCTTTGCTGATCACCGGCCCGGCGGTCAGCGCCGCCAACATACCGAAACCCATGAACCACCATACCTCACTCCGCCATTGATAGCTGCCGAATATGGTCTCTGCGTATCCGAATAAAGTGCCGTTTGATAACAAACTCAGTTGATAGCCGAACAGCCCTCCGATGACCAGAAGAGCGATTCGAACTTTCATAGACATGTTTTTCACCTCCTGCAAGCTTCATGACAACACTCCTCCTTACAATTATGAACCAAATCTCTGCAAGCTAATCCGTTAACTGCCATTTTTGTCTGGCAAATAAAAAAAGCATTTACTTCATCATGGGATGAAATAAATGCTTTTTATTCCGTGCGTTTATTCAGTCTTATGATTCCTAAATAGACCTTATTATCCTCATAGACACCCGTTAGATATGTCTGTCGATAAAGACTTGCTGCTGAATCCGCTTCAGTCCGTCTTTGATCGCCCGTGCCCGCACTTCACCGATGCCGTCGACCTCATCCAGCTCTTCGATCGTTGCCATGAGGATGTGCGGCAGATATTCGAAACGTCTGACAAGATTGGACACGATGAGCGAAGGCAAGCGGGGGATCTTGTGCATGATTCGGAAACCGCGGGGCGAGATCGGTTCATCCAGGACCGTGCCGCCGGCCGGATAACCGAGTAGACGGACGATCTGGCTGCTCTCCAACAGTTCATCGGAGGACAGTTTCCTGATGGCTGCTTGGATCTCCCGGATCTTCTCGTCGCTGTAATCGCGGCTGTAATCCTTGAGCAGCAGAACCGACTCCTGGTCGAGTCCGGCGACCAATTCCTCGAGCTGCATGCTAATCAAGCGCCCTTCACTGCCGAGCTCGTTGATATAGCGCTTGATCTCCGACTTCACGCGCAGCACCATCTCCAAGCGCTGGATCACGTTCGTCACATCCTGCAGCGTGACCAGTTCTTCAATCTCCGCCGCAGAGAGATTGATGAAGGCTTGATCCAGCACGGCTTTATTTTTCTCCAGGGTCTGGATTGCCTGGTTCGCCTTCGTCAAGATCACGCCGATATCCTTCAGCGAATATCGCAGATTGCCTTGATACAGCGTGATCACATTGCGCCGCTGCGAGATCGATACGACGAGCCGGCCGGTCTGCTTCGCTACCCGCTCCGCCGTACGATGTCTGATCCCCGTCTCCGTAGACGGAATCGATGAATCAGGGATCAGCTGGGTATTGGCATATAAAATCCGCTTAAGATCCTCGCTTAAGATGATCGCGCCGTCCATCTTGGCCAGCTCATACAGGTAGCTCGGACTGAAATCGCAGTTGATCGAGAACCCGCCGTCGACGATCTCCATCACTTCCGGACTATAGCCGACGACGATCAGGGCACCTGTTTTGGCGCGCAGAACATTCTCCAGCCCCTCGCGAAACGGTGTACCGGGCGCCACCAATTTCAGGAGGTCGCTCATCAGATCACGATTCTCTTCTTCTCTCATCGATTTATTCCCCCTCGCCTAATACAACGGCCAATGCTTCCTGTACCGTTTGTACTCCGATAACTTCTATGCCCTTGGGGGGCTGCCACCCTTTGAGGCTCTTCTGCGGAACGATCACCCTACGAAAGCCCAGCTTCTCCGCCTCTTTCACGCGCTGTTCGACTCGCGACACTGCGCGCACCTCACCGGTTAGACCGACCTCGCCGAAGACCACATCGCCGGAATCCGCCGGTATATCGCGGAAGCTGGATACAAGGCTGATAGCGATCGCCAGGTCGACGGCCGGCTCATCCAGCTTCAGACCGCCCGCCACATTGATATAAGCATCGTAATGCTGCATATACAGACCCAGGCGTTTCTCCAGCACCGCCATGATCAAGACCAGACGGTTATGATCGACGCCCGTTGCCGTGCGGCGCGGACTTGGGAAGGAGGTCTTCGCAACCAGCGCTTGCAGTTCAACGAGCACTGGGCGGGTGCCCTCCATGCTGGCGACGACAACGGAACCGGACACTCCTCGAGGTCTCTCCGACAGGAAGATCTCGCTCGGGTTCACGACTTCTCGCAGCCCCGATTCGCTCATCTCGAAGATCCCCATCTCATTGGTCGAACCGAAACGGTTCTTCACGGCGCGCAGCATGCGATAGGTATGATGTCTGTCCCCCTCAAAATAAAGCACCGTATCCACCATATGTTCCAATAGGCGCGGACCTGCGATCGCCCCTTCCTTCGTGACATGACCGACCAGGATCGTAGCGATGCCGCTTACTTTAGCGATGCGCATAAAGTGACTTGTACATTCGCGTACTTGCGAGACGCTGCCCGGCGCAGATTCCAATTGCGGCAAGTAGACGGTCTGGATCGAGTCTACGATGAGCAGATCAGGCTTAAGCTCATCGATCGATGCCTGCATCAGCTCCAGATCCGTCTCACAAAGCACGTAGAGGTTCGGCGATGAGATTCCCAGCCGATCTGCCCGCAGCTTCGTCTGTCTCGCGGACTCCTCACCGGATATATACAGCACTTTAAGTCCCTGCTCTGCAAGCATATGCGAAGTTTGCAGCAAGAGCGTGGACTTGCCGATTCCGGGATCACCGCCGACCAGGGTAAGCGACCCCGGAACGATCCCTCCGCCGAGCACGCGGTCCAGTTCAACGATCTTGGTGCGGATTCGCGGATCGCTTGCGCTCTCTACTTCGTGAATCGGCCGCGGTTTCTCCTGAACGGGAATCGCGGCGTTTCGCCCGCCGAGCCCTCCTCTGCGCTTGCCAGCTCGTTCGACATGTTCTGTCATCGTATTCCAGGCATGACAGCCCGGGCATTTCCCCATCCACTTTGGCGTTTCATACCCGCACTCATTACAGACAAATTTCGATTTTATTTTGCTCATTCTTATGTATTCTCCGTAGTTTGGCCATCATTCTTCACCGATTTACTTCGATATAAATAAACATATCTCTTTTCAAAGTTTATCATGTGGGAAGCGAACTGAAAAGTGCCCCCATATGAAAATAAGCGGGACAGCCGCTGATCGCTGTCCCGCATCCATGTTCGGTCCTGCTATGCTCCGTCTTTATGTTGTCATGCTGGGCTGTTTCTTCGTTACGGTGAGTTCTCCGTTCTGCTCATCGATGATCAGGTCGTCACCCCGCTGAATCTCACCGCGCAGCAGCGCTTCGGACAGCCGATCCTCGATATGCTTCTGGATTGTGCGGCGCAGCGGACGCGCTCCGTATGTCGGATCAAATCCTTCCTTCGCAAGGAACTTCTTCGCAGCATCCGTCAGTTCGAAGTCGACCTCTTGCTCCAGCAGACGTTTGCGCAGATCTTCCGCCATAAGCGTGACGATCCGAGCGATATGCTCCTCGCCAAGCGGATGGAAGACGATCGTCTCATCGATCCGGTTCAAGAACTCCGGCCGGAAATTGCGCTTGAGCTCTGACAAGACGCGGTCTTTCATCGCGTTGTAATCCCGCTCGCGGTCGTCCCCTGCCGTAAAGCCAAGGGTCGAATTCTTGCGGATCATCTCCGCGCCGACGTTCGAAGTCATGATGATCAGCGTGTTGCGGAAATCGACGACGCGGCCTTTGGAGTCGGTCAGCCGGCCGTCCTCCAGCACTTGCAGCAGGATGTTGAAGACTTCAGGGTGTGCTTTCTCGATTTCGTCCAAGAGGACGACCGAAT is a window of Insulibacter thermoxylanivorax DNA encoding:
- the ispD gene encoding 2-C-methyl-D-erythritol 4-phosphate cytidylyltransferase — translated: MKMKMGAVIVAAGQGSRMRSSISKQYLPLAGKPILIHTLSVFASHPEIAAITVVVPSGDEPMVREMAEQHGLGKIRHIVSGGAERQHSVLRGLETLRDEVDLVFVHDAVRPFVTHGMISAAGEEAARCGAAVPAVPVKDTIKIVGADGVVQTTPDRQSLWAVQTPQAFRISLLLKAYKQAGRDGFIGTDDASLVERLGHPVKIIMGDYNNIKITTPEDLEWAEHYLERQ
- a CDS encoding PIN/TRAM domain-containing protein, with amino-acid sequence MSMKVRIALLVIGGLFGYQLSLLSNGTLFGYAETIFGSYQWRSEVWWFMGFGMLAALTAGPVISKAVIKRWKQWEQRISELPVTGLFIGLAGLFVGLLIAVMASVVLGGGPQGIIWLAGAAGLATIGYRIGLIKMKQIQELFAGKRDADSAPPEKVMNEHKILDTSVIIDGRIADICKTGFLDGTMVIPEFVLEELQHIADSSDLLKRNRGRRGLDILNKIQKELDVKVLIYEGDFEEISEVDSKLVRLAKVLQGKVVTNDYNLNKVCELQGVSVLNINDLANAVKPVVLPGEEILVQVIKDGKEHGQGVAYLDDGTMIVVEGGRDYIGMNIEVLVTSVLQTSAGRMIFAKPKLLEKAL
- the disA gene encoding DNA integrity scanning diadenylate cyclase DisA, with the protein product MREEENRDLMSDLLKLVAPGTPFREGLENVLRAKTGALIVVGYSPEVMEIVDGGFSINCDFSPSYLYELAKMDGAIILSEDLKRILYANTQLIPDSSIPSTETGIRHRTAERVAKQTGRLVVSISQRRNVITLYQGNLRYSLKDIGVILTKANQAIQTLEKNKAVLDQAFINLSAAEIEELVTLQDVTNVIQRLEMVLRVKSEIKRYINELGSEGRLISMQLEELVAGLDQESVLLLKDYSRDYSDEKIREIQAAIRKLSSDELLESSQIVRLLGYPAGGTVLDEPISPRGFRIMHKIPRLPSLIVSNLVRRFEYLPHILMATIEELDEVDGIGEVRARAIKDGLKRIQQQVFIDRHI
- the ispF gene encoding 2-C-methyl-D-erythritol 2,4-cyclodiphosphate synthase, whose amino-acid sequence is MLRIGHGFDVHAFAEGRPCIIGGVTIPYERGLAGHSDADVLLHAITDAILGALGLGDIGTHFPDTDTAYKDADSAVLLKRVWEMAEERGYTLGNLDGTIIAQAPKMAPYIPQMRKRITELLSSEPERINIKATTTEKLGFTGRGEGIAAQAVVCLVKKDMLS
- the radA gene encoding DNA repair protein RadA codes for the protein MSKIKSKFVCNECGYETPKWMGKCPGCHAWNTMTEHVERAGKRRGGLGGRNAAIPVQEKPRPIHEVESASDPRIRTKIVELDRVLGGGIVPGSLTLVGGDPGIGKSTLLLQTSHMLAEQGLKVLYISGEESARQTKLRADRLGISSPNLYVLCETDLELMQASIDELKPDLLIVDSIQTVYLPQLESAPGSVSQVRECTSHFMRIAKVSGIATILVGHVTKEGAIAGPRLLEHMVDTVLYFEGDRHHTYRMLRAVKNRFGSTNEMGIFEMSESGLREVVNPSEIFLSERPRGVSGSVVVASMEGTRPVLVELQALVAKTSFPSPRRTATGVDHNRLVLIMAVLEKRLGLYMQHYDAYINVAGGLKLDEPAVDLAIAISLVSSFRDIPADSGDVVFGEVGLTGEVRAVSRVEQRVKEAEKLGFRRVIVPQKSLKGWQPPKGIEVIGVQTVQEALAVVLGEGE